In the Haloferula helveola genome, one interval contains:
- a CDS encoding ABC transporter ATP-binding protein, with product MEAIRAENIVKRFGDVTALDGVDVEVGAGELFFLLGASGCGKTTLLRCIAGLEEPTSGAIWFGDRDVTRLPSHKREAAMVFQSYALWPHLSVGRNVAFGLEERKVPKDEIRERVEEALRLVHLAGMDDRGVDQLSGGQQQRVALARALVVRPKCLLLDEPLSNLDAKLRIEMRREIRRIVKEGGLTAVYVTHDQEEALAMADRMAVLNAGRIEQLGTPQEVYRTPLTSFVAGFIGETNLIRGKVVECRAGFAKVETGLGAMVGRMTDPEWTPRSGDEAVLSVRPEAWRIGGVQGGNGATGEIVERSYLGQRIQYVIRTKVGRQQVVELNPMVVREPGDATVTLGASHEDVVVMRS from the coding sequence ATGGAAGCCATTCGCGCCGAGAATATCGTCAAGCGCTTCGGGGATGTCACGGCGCTCGACGGCGTTGATGTCGAAGTCGGGGCCGGGGAACTGTTTTTCCTGCTCGGTGCCTCCGGTTGCGGGAAGACGACGCTGCTGAGATGCATCGCCGGTCTGGAGGAACCGACGTCAGGAGCGATCTGGTTCGGAGATCGTGATGTGACCCGGTTGCCTTCGCACAAGCGGGAGGCTGCGATGGTCTTCCAAAGCTATGCGCTTTGGCCGCACCTGAGCGTCGGGCGCAATGTTGCCTTCGGATTGGAGGAGCGAAAGGTGCCGAAGGACGAGATCCGGGAGCGGGTCGAGGAGGCGCTGCGTCTGGTGCATCTCGCGGGTATGGATGATCGAGGGGTCGATCAGTTGTCGGGTGGTCAGCAGCAGCGGGTCGCTCTGGCCCGGGCACTGGTGGTGCGTCCGAAATGTCTTCTGCTCGATGAACCACTCTCCAATCTCGACGCCAAGTTGAGGATCGAGATGCGCCGCGAGATCCGCCGCATCGTCAAGGAGGGCGGACTGACCGCGGTTTACGTGACCCACGATCAGGAAGAGGCGCTCGCGATGGCCGATCGAATGGCGGTTCTCAATGCCGGGCGAATCGAGCAGCTTGGAACGCCGCAGGAAGTTTACCGGACTCCGCTCACCTCGTTTGTGGCCGGTTTCATTGGCGAGACCAACCTGATCCGCGGCAAGGTGGTCGAGTGTCGGGCCGGATTCGCCAAGGTTGAGACCGGTCTCGGAGCGATGGTCGGGCGCATGACCGATCCGGAGTGGACGCCACGGAGCGGCGATGAGGCCGTCCTGTCGGTCCGGCCTGAGGCCTGGCGGATCGGCGGCGTACAGGGTGGCAACGGAGCCACCGGAGAGATTGTCGAACGCAGCTATCTCGGTCAGAGGATTCAGTATGTGATCCGGACCAAGGTCGGCCGCCAGCAGGTGGTCGAGTTGAATCCGATGGTGGTGAGGGAGCCGGGTGACGCGACGGTCACGCTCGGCGCAAGCCACGAGGATGTGGTTGTGATGAGGAGTTGA
- a CDS encoding ABC transporter substrate-binding protein gives MWKRLLPVLVLLVLVIAAPLVLRRDTEVAQAGSGDDRVVIITPHNDSIRSEFGEAFATHWQNKTGRTIFIDWRAPGGGGEIKKLISGAFGAAEDLGKEGTEFDIFFGGGTKDFIDQAKLGRLAKLEVFETEPEWFGENRIPPGFSGETYHDPGHRWVGVCVSQFGIVYNRDAIRWIDVPPPQRWSDLGDPSYFGRLALADPTKSSSVTQAFEMLVQEQMQDVIRERGDSPAAREEGWRRGMNLLQRLGANARYFTDSASKIPLDVAMGDAAAGTCIDFYGRSFEDAVRRRDGSSRLHWVSPVGGTSVSVDSIAVFRGAPNMEIAQEFVRFCLSEEGQLLWNLKPGVEGGPKSRSLRRLPVRRDLYTPANLKNFTDPGALPYERTGEFVYQPELTGKAFDALRVIFRAMCMDPHDELKHAWKKLAVEGRGDPAPIFGTEGLGYAEVMDGLVPMLERDDPLEVSRAMTDLSKRFAAQYEAAANGKGGTP, from the coding sequence ATGTGGAAGCGCCTTCTGCCGGTCCTCGTTCTGTTGGTCCTTGTGATCGCAGCACCGCTTGTGCTGCGTCGTGACACCGAGGTCGCGCAGGCAGGATCCGGTGACGACCGGGTGGTGATCATCACCCCTCACAACGATTCGATCCGATCCGAGTTCGGCGAAGCGTTCGCGACGCACTGGCAGAACAAGACGGGGCGGACGATCTTCATCGACTGGCGTGCTCCCGGCGGTGGCGGGGAGATCAAGAAGCTCATCAGCGGCGCCTTCGGCGCGGCGGAAGATCTCGGCAAGGAGGGCACCGAGTTCGACATCTTCTTCGGCGGGGGCACCAAGGACTTCATTGATCAGGCGAAGCTCGGCCGATTGGCAAAGCTTGAGGTGTTCGAAACCGAGCCGGAGTGGTTCGGTGAAAATCGGATCCCGCCGGGTTTCTCCGGCGAGACCTACCATGATCCGGGCCACCGCTGGGTCGGGGTTTGCGTGTCGCAATTCGGGATCGTCTACAACCGGGACGCGATCCGCTGGATCGACGTGCCACCGCCGCAACGCTGGTCGGATCTCGGGGATCCGTCGTACTTCGGGCGTTTGGCTTTGGCGGATCCGACGAAGAGCAGTTCGGTGACGCAGGCCTTCGAGATGCTGGTCCAGGAGCAGATGCAGGATGTGATCCGCGAGCGGGGCGACTCGCCGGCCGCCCGCGAGGAGGGGTGGCGTCGAGGCATGAACCTGTTGCAGCGGCTTGGTGCGAATGCCCGGTATTTCACCGACTCCGCGAGCAAAATCCCGCTGGATGTGGCGATGGGCGACGCCGCCGCGGGGACGTGCATCGATTTCTACGGACGGTCATTCGAGGACGCGGTCAGGCGTCGCGACGGCAGCAGCCGCCTCCACTGGGTCTCGCCGGTCGGAGGCACCTCGGTCAGTGTCGATTCGATCGCGGTTTTCCGCGGCGCTCCGAACATGGAGATCGCCCAGGAGTTCGTGCGCTTCTGCCTGAGTGAGGAAGGACAGCTCCTGTGGAATCTGAAGCCGGGTGTCGAAGGTGGTCCGAAGAGCCGTTCGTTGCGACGTCTCCCGGTGCGACGCGATCTCTACACGCCGGCGAACCTGAAGAACTTCACCGATCCCGGCGCGTTGCCATACGAGCGGACGGGCGAGTTCGTGTATCAGCCGGAGCTGACGGGAAAGGCGTTCGACGCCCTGCGGGTCATTTTCCGGGCGATGTGCATGGATCCGCACGATGAGCTCAAGCACGCGTGGAAGAAGCTGGCAGTCGAGGGTCGGGGTGACCCGGCGCCGATCTTCGGAACGGAAGGGCTCGGCTATGCGGAGGTGATGGACGGGCTCGTTCCGATGCTTGAGCGCGACGACCCACTGGAAGTGTCGCGCGCCATGACCGACCTCTCGAAACGCTTCGCCGCCCAGTACGAAGCGGCCGCAAACGGGAAGGGGGGCACGCCATGA
- a CDS encoding iron ABC transporter permease, translated as MNRRAAIGVTLGVSVLFAFFFIYPALSVVGEAFRKPDGGFTLAFVGEVFRNPVYVEGLWNALLLGVTSTFVTLLIAFPLALISHRYDFFGRRILGALILVPLVLPPFVGAIGVTHILSVTGSLNALLIEMGLMDPAHRIDWLAEGRFWGIVLMNALHLYPILYMNIVASLANLDPAMEQAAENLGCPPMRRLFRVTLPLAMPGIFAGSSIVFIWSFTELGVPLVFNYSRVAPVQVFHGIKDLGGNPAPYALVAVILIISALVFGLTKFLFGRSTSGAQPRPKGRDAEVKLRGLNSLGCTMLFAGVFAIASIPHAGVVMLALSEDWYDSVAPIEWTLRHFAEALGDPLVVPSIENSLIYSGFATLIAVIVGLAIAWVVVRSDIRGRNLLDALVMLPLAVPGLVLAFGYLALSQEGKPLHFLVGVGGSPALLLIIAYAVRRLPYVVRAAVAGLQQSNPAMEEAARSLGAGSWRTLRRISIPLIGANVAAGAILAFAFAMLEVSDSLILAQQAQHYPITKAIYTLLSTLGNGHELAAALGVWAMVFLGIAIVGATAVGGKKGGLFKF; from the coding sequence ATGAACCGGCGTGCCGCCATCGGGGTGACTCTGGGTGTCAGCGTCCTCTTCGCCTTCTTCTTCATCTACCCCGCGCTGTCGGTGGTGGGTGAGGCGTTCCGCAAGCCTGATGGCGGATTCACGCTGGCGTTTGTCGGTGAGGTCTTCCGCAACCCGGTCTACGTCGAGGGGCTGTGGAACGCGCTGCTGCTCGGGGTGACGAGCACCTTCGTCACATTGCTAATCGCCTTCCCGCTGGCACTGATCTCGCATCGCTATGATTTCTTCGGTAGGCGCATCCTTGGCGCGCTGATTCTTGTGCCGCTCGTTCTGCCTCCCTTCGTCGGAGCGATCGGAGTGACCCATATCCTCAGCGTGACGGGCTCACTCAACGCCCTGCTGATCGAGATGGGGCTGATGGATCCCGCGCACCGGATCGACTGGCTGGCGGAGGGGCGGTTCTGGGGCATCGTGCTGATGAACGCGCTCCATCTGTATCCGATTCTCTACATGAACATTGTCGCCTCTCTGGCGAATCTGGATCCGGCGATGGAGCAGGCCGCGGAGAATCTCGGCTGCCCACCGATGAGGCGTCTGTTCCGGGTCACACTGCCGCTGGCGATGCCCGGCATCTTTGCCGGATCGTCGATCGTGTTCATCTGGTCGTTCACCGAACTCGGCGTGCCGTTGGTCTTCAACTACAGCCGGGTTGCGCCGGTGCAGGTCTTCCACGGGATCAAGGATCTCGGAGGGAATCCCGCGCCGTATGCGCTGGTCGCGGTGATTCTGATCATCTCGGCGTTGGTCTTCGGACTGACCAAATTCCTTTTCGGACGATCGACCTCGGGAGCGCAGCCACGTCCGAAGGGACGCGATGCCGAGGTGAAGCTGCGCGGTCTCAATTCCCTCGGTTGCACGATGCTTTTCGCCGGTGTCTTCGCGATCGCTTCGATTCCGCATGCGGGGGTCGTGATGCTGGCTCTCTCCGAGGACTGGTATGATTCCGTCGCTCCGATCGAGTGGACGTTGCGCCACTTCGCGGAAGCGTTGGGGGATCCGCTGGTGGTGCCTTCGATCGAGAACAGCCTGATCTATTCCGGCTTCGCGACGCTTATCGCCGTGATCGTCGGACTGGCGATCGCGTGGGTGGTCGTGCGAAGCGATATCCGTGGACGCAACCTCCTCGATGCCTTGGTGATGCTGCCGCTCGCGGTGCCGGGCCTGGTGCTCGCCTTCGGATATCTGGCGCTGTCCCAGGAAGGGAAGCCTCTTCATTTCCTCGTCGGTGTCGGTGGAAGTCCCGCGCTGCTGCTGATCATCGCCTACGCGGTCCGGCGGCTTCCCTACGTGGTCCGTGCCGCGGTTGCCGGGCTTCAGCAGAGCAATCCGGCTATGGAAGAAGCGGCTCGCTCGCTTGGCGCTGGCTCGTGGCGCACCTTGCGACGGATCTCGATTCCACTGATCGGCGCCAATGTCGCGGCGGGCGCCATCCTCGCCTTCGCCTTCGCCATGCTGGAAGTCAGTGACAGCCTGATCCTTGCCCAGCAGGCGCAGCATTATCCGATCACCAAGGCGATCTATACGCTGCTCAGCACTCTGGGGAACGGCCACGAACTTGCCGCCGCCCTCGGGGTGTGGGCCATGGTCTTCCTCGGGATCGCGATCGTCGGCGCGACCGCGGTGGGAGGCAAAAAGGGCGGGCTGTTCAAATTCTGA
- a CDS encoding rhamnulokinase family protein, translated as MNVFLAIDLGAGSGRVIAGETDNKDLRLEEIHRFDNPGTDLPGGSFWNLVGLFRDIQEGLRIAQSRYGKRIVAIGIDTWGCDFGLLDAHGRLLGLPHQYRDPRHEGMAEAMEKLMPEAEVYRHTGITSNFYNSSLHLLAEKKIDSPALAAATDLLFVPDILAYWLCGKKAVERTVASTSQLLDPGTGDWSWDVIDALGLPRDIFGEIVAPGTVLGPLRTEVARVTGLEGVPVVASASHDTASAVAGIPMEGDDRLWLSSGTWSIMGLETAEPIRTDEALAARCCNELGVDGSVRFLKNIAGLWLIQECRRQWAIEGEELGYAELARLAGEADPLTAFIDPDDPIFAAPGDMPGRIRDYCAKTGQTVPETKGRILRVATESLALKYRVVLERFRSLSGKSFDRLHAGGGGIQNTFLAQSTADAAGIEVVAGPVEATSCGNLIVQMIATGHLPDLAAGRKLIRDSFEFQTYTPRDTATWDEAYERFRKLL; from the coding sequence ATGAACGTCTTCCTCGCTATCGACCTCGGCGCCGGCTCCGGCCGCGTGATCGCCGGAGAAACCGACAACAAGGACCTCCGCCTTGAGGAGATCCACCGCTTCGACAACCCCGGCACCGATCTTCCCGGCGGATCCTTCTGGAACCTCGTCGGACTCTTCCGCGACATCCAGGAAGGACTGCGCATCGCCCAGTCCCGCTACGGCAAGCGGATCGTCGCGATCGGGATCGATACATGGGGCTGCGACTTCGGACTGCTCGATGCCCACGGCCGGTTGCTCGGCCTGCCCCACCAGTACCGTGATCCCCGCCACGAGGGCATGGCCGAGGCGATGGAGAAGCTGATGCCCGAGGCTGAGGTTTACCGCCACACCGGGATCACCTCGAACTTCTACAACAGCTCGCTGCACCTCCTCGCGGAGAAGAAGATCGACTCCCCCGCCCTCGCGGCCGCCACCGATCTGCTTTTCGTGCCCGACATCCTCGCCTACTGGCTTTGCGGTAAGAAAGCGGTCGAGCGGACCGTCGCCTCGACCTCGCAGCTTCTGGACCCCGGCACCGGCGACTGGTCCTGGGACGTGATCGACGCGCTCGGCCTCCCGAGAGATATCTTCGGGGAAATCGTTGCACCCGGAACCGTGCTCGGTCCGTTGCGGACGGAGGTAGCGCGCGTCACCGGCTTGGAAGGCGTTCCGGTGGTCGCCTCCGCCTCCCATGATACGGCATCCGCCGTAGCAGGGATTCCGATGGAGGGCGATGACCGCCTGTGGCTGTCGTCAGGTACTTGGTCCATCATGGGACTCGAGACCGCCGAACCGATCCGCACCGATGAAGCCCTCGCCGCCCGCTGCTGCAATGAGCTCGGCGTCGATGGCAGCGTGCGATTCCTCAAGAACATCGCCGGGCTCTGGCTGATTCAGGAATGCCGTCGCCAATGGGCGATCGAGGGTGAGGAACTCGGCTATGCCGAACTTGCGCGACTCGCCGGCGAAGCCGACCCGCTGACCGCCTTCATCGATCCCGACGATCCGATCTTCGCAGCCCCCGGCGACATGCCAGGCCGCATCCGCGACTACTGTGCGAAGACCGGGCAGACGGTCCCCGAAACCAAAGGCCGTATCCTGCGGGTCGCGACCGAATCGCTGGCGCTGAAGTACCGCGTCGTGCTCGAGCGCTTCCGCTCGCTGTCCGGCAAGTCTTTCGACCGGCTTCACGCCGGCGGCGGCGGTATCCAGAACACCTTCCTCGCCCAGTCGACTGCCGACGCGGCGGGAATCGAAGTCGTTGCCGGCCCGGTCGAGGCCACCTCGTGCGGCAATCTCATCGTCCAGATGATCGCCACCGGCCACCTGCCCGACCTCGCGGCCGGCCGGAAGCTCATCCGCGACTCGTTCGAGTTCCAAACCTACACGCCACGCGACACCGCGACTTGGGACGAAGCCTACGAACGCTTCCGCAAGCTTCTCTGA
- a CDS encoding DeoR/GlpR family DNA-binding transcription regulator: MLAAERHRSILTKARESGIVRTGELAREFGVAEETIRRDLDLLSKRGHLSRTHGGALDAASALTELSQNERETLQLHEKSRIATLAAGLVQSGETVLLDASSSALELAAKLPSEIKVVTYSLSVIERLASRTDLELLQLGGTYEPRGRRFSGMLTENAVLSLRIDRFFFSGRGFDLQHGISEPNPDQARLKTLMLRHAGWSCALIDHTKLGLRSDYNFARPGDFDSLVTDPKSKAFFRGKTRSLPFKLIV, encoded by the coding sequence ATGCTCGCCGCCGAACGCCATCGCAGCATTCTCACCAAGGCCCGCGAGTCCGGAATTGTCCGGACCGGCGAGCTTGCGCGTGAATTCGGCGTCGCAGAGGAAACGATCCGGCGGGATCTCGATCTGCTCTCCAAGCGCGGTCACCTCTCCCGCACTCACGGCGGCGCCCTCGATGCCGCATCGGCGCTCACCGAGCTCTCCCAGAACGAGCGCGAGACGCTCCAGCTGCACGAGAAGAGCAGGATCGCGACCCTCGCCGCGGGTCTCGTCCAATCCGGCGAGACGGTCCTGCTCGATGCCAGTTCCAGCGCGCTCGAGCTTGCTGCCAAGCTCCCGTCCGAGATCAAGGTGGTCACCTATTCGCTATCAGTCATCGAGCGTCTGGCGAGCCGGACCGATCTCGAACTCCTCCAACTCGGAGGGACCTACGAACCCCGCGGCCGACGTTTCTCCGGCATGCTCACCGAGAATGCGGTTCTCTCATTGCGCATCGACCGCTTTTTCTTCTCGGGACGCGGCTTCGATCTCCAGCACGGCATCAGTGAACCGAACCCCGACCAGGCACGGCTCAAGACCCTGATGCTGCGCCACGCCGGTTGGTCGTGTGCGCTGATCGACCACACCAAGCTCGGCCTGCGCAGCGACTACAACTTCGCCCGCCCCGGCGACTTCGACAGCCTCGTGACCGATCCGAAATCGAAAGCCTTTTTCCGCGGCAAAACCCGATCGCTTCCCTTCAAGCTCATCGTCTAG